One region of Candidatus Neomarinimicrobiota bacterium genomic DNA includes:
- a CDS encoding ribosome recycling factor: protein MRRIEPLTKDAEYRMSQAVEHCRNELAQIRTGRASPALLEGVKVSYYGSPTPLNTLATITAQEARLLVVQPFDKSIIVEIEKAIQMADLGLNPNNDGNVIRISIPALTEERRHELVKHIHNLVEEGRVAVRNIRKDINNQLREMEKSHTLSKDEGSYAHEEIQKITDKRMEELNSLLATKEKELLEQ from the coding sequence ATGAGAAGAATTGAACCGCTCACTAAAGATGCTGAGTACAGAATGAGCCAGGCGGTGGAGCACTGCCGGAACGAACTTGCACAGATCCGGACTGGCCGGGCTTCTCCCGCACTATTGGAAGGGGTAAAGGTTTCGTACTACGGCTCGCCAACTCCTCTGAATACTCTGGCTACTATCACAGCTCAGGAGGCACGGCTCCTTGTTGTTCAACCGTTTGACAAGAGTATTATAGTCGAAATTGAAAAAGCTATCCAGATGGCCGACCTTGGTCTCAACCCCAACAATGACGGAAATGTAATTAGAATCTCCATTCCGGCATTGACTGAGGAGCGCCGCCACGAACTGGTTAAACATATTCACAACTTAGTTGAAGAAGGTCGTGTGGCGGTGCGAAATATCCGCAAAGATATCAACAATCAGCTTCGGGAGATGGAGAAATCACACACCCTGTCAAAAGATGAGGGGAGTTACGCCCACGAGGAGATTCAGAAGATCACCGACAAACGGATGGAAGAGCTGAACAGTCTTTTGGCCACCAAAGAGAAGGAACTTCTGGAACAGTAA
- a CDS encoding UMP kinase — MSKSVYGRVLLKLSGEILAGERGFGVDPVKAKALADEVKSAKDLGVEVGVVIGGGNIIRGELAEGQGMDRVSADYLGMLATIINAITLQDALEKDGCQTRTLTAISISQLAEPYIRRRAIRHLEKGRVVILAGGTGNPYFSTDTAAVLRATEIEAESIMKGTKVDGVYDKDPMKFDDAEKFDSVSYKEVIGSDLKVMDMTAIALARENDLPIVVFDVNRPGNFKKILKGEKIGTIVGAL; from the coding sequence ATGTCAAAATCTGTCTACGGTAGGGTTCTGCTCAAACTGAGCGGAGAAATTCTTGCTGGGGAGAGAGGTTTTGGTGTTGATCCAGTCAAAGCAAAGGCGCTTGCAGATGAAGTCAAGTCAGCCAAGGATCTGGGTGTTGAAGTGGGTGTTGTCATTGGTGGTGGCAATATTATCAGAGGTGAACTGGCTGAAGGGCAGGGGATGGACCGAGTCTCAGCAGATTACCTTGGGATGCTCGCTACCATTATCAATGCCATTACTCTTCAGGACGCACTTGAGAAAGATGGTTGCCAGACACGGACCCTAACTGCTATCTCAATTTCCCAGCTGGCTGAGCCATACATCCGCCGGCGTGCCATTCGTCATCTTGAAAAGGGAAGGGTTGTCATTCTTGCGGGTGGCACGGGAAATCCTTATTTTAGCACTGACACGGCAGCGGTATTGCGTGCGACGGAAATTGAAGCTGAATCTATTATGAAAGGGACCAAAGTAGACGGTGTTTACGACAAAGACCCCATGAAGTTTGATGATGCGGAAAAGTTTGACTCTGTTTCTTACAAGGAAGTGATTGGAAGTGATCTTAAGGTGATGGACATGACAGCCATTGCCCTGGCGAGAGAAAACGACTTGCCAATTGTGGTGTTCGATGTTAACCGTCCAGGGAACTTCAAGAAGATTCTCAAAGGTGAAAAAATTGGTACAATTGTAGGTGCTCTATGA